The Halioglobus maricola genome segment ATCTTCGCGGGCGTGAGCCCCTCGGCTTTCTTTACGCTCTTCTGCGGTGATCGCGGTCGCTTCGGCCACCTCGAACAGATTGTGCAGTTCAAGGGCTTCGATACGAGCGGTGTTATACGCCTGGCTCTTGTCTTCAAGCGAGGCATTCTCAATGCGCCCGCGCAAATCTGCGAGCTTCTTGATGCCTTCCTGCATGAACTCACCGTTGCGGAACACACCGAAGTGGTTCTGCATGGTGTTTTGCAGCTCTTTGCGCAAGTCGGCCACTTTCTCGCCGCCGGTAGAATTGTTGAGCTTGTCCAGACGGGACATAGCCTGCTCGACGTCTGAATCGGAAGCGTCACGCATGTCGATACCGTCGCGCAAAGCACCTTCGATGTACTGACCAGAGGCACGGCCAAACACCACCAGATCGAGCAAGGAGTTACCGCCGAGGCGATTGGCGCCGTGTACCGACACACAGGCTACTTCACCACAGGCGTACAAGCCCGGAATGATCTGGTCATTGCCATTGGCATCCACCGTCAAAGCCTGACCGTGAACGTTGGTGGGAATACCGCCCATCATGTAGTGACAGGTGGGCACCACGGGCACGGGCTCTTTAACCGGATCTGCGTGAGCGAAGGTACGGGACAGCTCGCAAATACCGGGCAGACGGCTCTCGAGAACCTCTTCACCCAGGTGGTCTAGCTTCAGGTAAACGTGATCGCCATCCGGGCCACAGCCGCGGCCGTCGAGTATCTCGAGCACCATTGAACGGGCCACAACATCGCGACCCGCAAGGTCCTTGGCGTTTGGCGCGTAACGCTCCATAAAGCGCTCGCCGTCCTTATTCACCAGGTACCCGCCTTCACCGCGACAACCTTCTGTGACCAACACGCCCGCGCCGGCAATGCCGGTGGGGTGGAACTGCCACATTTCGATATCCTGCACCGGGAAGCCCGCACGCAGTGCCATACCGATACCGTCGCCAGTATTGATGTGGGCATTCGTCGTAGAAGCATAGATTCGCCCTGCTCCGCCGGTAGCGAATACAGTGGCCTTGGATTTAACATAAACCGTTTCGCCTGTTTCCATGCAGATAGCAATAACACCGACGACGGCACCGTCCTGATTCTTGACGATGTCGGTGGCGTACCACTCGTTG includes the following:
- the sdhA gene encoding succinate dehydrogenase flavoprotein subunit; this translates as MSGIRTISFDGVIVGGGGAGMRAALQLAQSGYKTAVISKVFPTRSHTVSAQGGITCAIASDDPNDDWRWHMYDTVKGSDYIGDQDAIEYMCSEGPQAVFELEHMGLPFSRTEEGRIYQRPFGGQSKNFGEGGQAARTCAAADRTGHALLHTLYQGNMKNNTVFFNEWYATDIVKNQDGAVVGVIAICMETGETVYVKSKATVFATGGAGRIYASTTNAHINTGDGIGMALRAGFPVQDIEMWQFHPTGIAGAGVLVTEGCRGEGGYLVNKDGERFMERYAPNAKDLAGRDVVARSMVLEILDGRGCGPDGDHVYLKLDHLGEEVLESRLPGICELSRTFAHADPVKEPVPVVPTCHYMMGGIPTNVHGQALTVDANGNDQIIPGLYACGEVACVSVHGANRLGGNSLLDLVVFGRASGQYIEGALRDGIDMRDASDSDVEQAMSRLDKLNNSTGGEKVADLRKELQNTMQNHFGVFRNGEFMQEGIKKLADLRGRIENASLEDKSQAYNTARIEALELHNLFEVAEATAITAEERKESRGAHAREDFEDRDDENWLCHSMYFPGDKSVGKRAVNFEPKTVDTFQPKIRTY